The genomic stretch ATCGCCTGAAAGGAAAGTGCGATCTATGATAGCGCCGGTCCTGAGGTTGCGGAGCTTGGTCCTTATGAAGGCATTGCCTCGCCCAGGCTTGTGGTGCTGGTATTCAAGGACTCTGTAAATTTCACCGTCCAGGTTTATTACCACCCCTCTTCTGAGAGCAGTTACCGGGATCACACCTTCACCTCCTCATCGCGAAGTTCGTAATATATTATAGCACCAAGGGGAGGGGATGCAAAGGTTTACAACAATCCGCGCGGATCCCGGTGTTTTCTTTCACAGGTCTTCCATAGCCATACGCAAGATGCGCACCACCATTTCAGAGTAGGTATAGCCAGCAGCTCTGGCCGCTCTGTAAAACCCTGCATCAGGAGAAAGGTCGGGATTGCAGTTTACTTCCACAACGTAAGGGTTGCCTTCCTGATCAACCCTCATATCAACCCTGGCGTAACCCCGGCAGCCTATGGCATGCCACGCTTTTCTGGCTACATCTTCAATCTTCGCCTTCAGTTCAGGATCCACTGGAGCAGGACAGAGAACAGGGGTGTTTTTGTATTCAAACGAATCTGGTTCCCACTTGGCTGCAAATGACACAATTCTTTCCAGAGGATTAGCGAAAGCGCTGAAATCTACTTCTGCCAGGGGGAGAACTTCGGGTTCACTTCCCCAGAGAGAGACGTTGAACTCACGCCCAGCAATGAATTTTTCGGCCAGGGCTGCCTGACGGTAGCGGCTCAGGATGTAGAAGACCCTTTCTTTAAGTTGCGATGGGCTGGTGATCACTGCTTCTGGCCCAATGCCTATGCTGGCGTCCTCTGAAACGGGTTTAACAATCACGGGGCCATCAAGCTGCCACCCGTCCACTTCGGCAGGATCTCGCAGGAGTTTCCAGGGCGGAGTTGGCACACCTGCCCTGGCCAGGATGATTTTGGCTTTGGCTTTGTGGGTTGAACGAGCAATAGCTTCGCCCGGGGAACCAGTGAAGCGGTATCCCATAGCCTCCAGAGCCCAGGCTATGCGAGCTTCTTCAAAGAGACGACCTTCAAGGCCTTCCCCAAGGTTGAAGACAATCCACTCTCGCGGGGGATAAGGGGCGAGGGCAGCCTCTATGTCGGTGCTGAAGGCCACAATTTCCACCGTATAACCAGCTTCCCTCAAGGCTTCAGCCACAGCCCGGGCACAAGCTATTACCCCCCGTTCGGCCAGTATGTCTTTTGGCTCACCTTTAATCAAGGTTGGGCTGTAGTTGTAAAGGACGAGCACTTTCCCGGCCTCCATCTCTCCTCCTCAGGCAAGGCCATATCTTCTCAGAGCCAAATTTAAGATTTCATTTATAAGGCGCTGGTACGAGACTCCATCCGCCCTGGCCACAATGACCAGGTCGCTGTAGTGGGGGTTGAGGCCAG from Anaerolineae bacterium encodes the following:
- a CDS encoding ATP-grasp domain-containing protein, giving the protein MEAGKVLVLYNYSPTLIKGEPKDILAERGVIACARAVAEALREAGYTVEIVAFSTDIEAALAPYPPREWIVFNLGEGLEGRLFEEARIAWALEAMGYRFTGSPGEAIARSTHKAKAKIILARAGVPTPPWKLLRDPAEVDGWQLDGPVIVKPVSEDASIGIGPEAVITSPSQLKERVFYILSRYRQAALAEKFIAGREFNVSLWGSEPEVLPLAEVDFSAFANPLERIVSFAAKWEPDSFEYKNTPVLCPAPVDPELKAKIEDVARKAWHAIGCRGYARVDMRVDQEGNPYVVEVNCNPDLSPDAGFYRAARAAGYTYSEMVVRILRMAMEDL